The following proteins are encoded in a genomic region of Actinomycetota bacterium:
- a CDS encoding PspC domain-containing protein, with protein sequence MRTVPDETLTLLGVHRGFPLLWSALVLCDDPRRSLQRCTIKDHRFGLAVRRSEDRLVTGLAGGIAETLGIASVFVRAAFVVLAFAGGVGVLLYLIGWVLTLETPDATAVEALRKRVVARTGRQRFALAVMFLGILLLLRSMGLWFGDSLVWPVSLIVFGFALTWSRLDEARRTRWARRTFSAEDLKGTLARLAVGGLLMTVGLGLYLRSIDAVALVGGVVLAVLMTAVGLGLILGPWVWRLITQLTTERRERIRSDERAEVAAHLHDSVLQTLALIQRTDDVHAMVMLARRQERELRAWLYDGSGPEGGTLRAALEQAAARLEEVHQVPVDVVAVGDAPLDDKLRAVVAAAGEAMTNAAHHSGCGHVSVFAEVSDATIDVYVTDQGTGFDLEAVPDGRRGIAESIIGRMQRQGGEAAIASEKGVGTEVHLKVGRS encoded by the coding sequence ATGAGGACTGTCCCTGATGAAACCCTGACGCTTCTCGGGGTTCATCGGGGGTTTCCCCTGTTGTGGAGCGCACTTGTCCTGTGCGATGATCCACGCAGGTCTCTTCAGAGGTGCACGATCAAGGATCATCGCTTCGGGCTTGCCGTCCGCAGAAGTGAAGACCGGCTGGTCACCGGCCTTGCCGGCGGCATCGCCGAGACACTCGGTATCGCCTCCGTGTTCGTGCGCGCGGCGTTCGTGGTGCTGGCGTTTGCAGGCGGGGTCGGCGTCCTGCTGTATCTGATCGGGTGGGTGCTCACACTCGAGACCCCGGACGCGACAGCCGTCGAAGCACTTCGGAAGCGGGTGGTTGCTCGCACCGGTAGACAGAGGTTCGCGCTGGCCGTCATGTTCCTTGGCATCCTGCTCCTGCTGAGATCGATGGGGCTGTGGTTCGGCGACTCCCTCGTCTGGCCCGTATCGTTGATCGTGTTCGGCTTCGCGCTCACCTGGTCGCGGCTCGACGAGGCGCGGCGAACCCGGTGGGCGCGTCGAACGTTTTCTGCCGAAGATCTGAAAGGGACGCTCGCCCGTCTCGCCGTCGGAGGACTCCTCATGACCGTGGGGTTGGGCTTGTACCTGCGGTCGATCGACGCCGTAGCCCTGGTGGGCGGCGTCGTTCTGGCCGTGCTGATGACCGCCGTGGGTCTGGGTTTGATCCTCGGTCCGTGGGTGTGGCGGCTCATCACGCAGCTCACGACGGAGCGGAGAGAACGAATCAGATCTGACGAGCGGGCGGAAGTGGCCGCCCACCTGCACGACTCGGTGCTCCAGACACTGGCGCTCATCCAACGTACCGACGATGTGCACGCCATGGTGATGCTCGCGCGACGGCAGGAACGGGAGCTGCGAGCCTGGCTCTATGACGGTTCCGGCCCTGAAGGTGGGACGTTGCGCGCTGCGCTCGAACAGGCTGCTGCCCGGTTGGAGGAAGTCCATCAGGTGCCTGTCGATGTCGTCGCCGTCGGAGATGCACCGCTGGATGACAAGCTGCGTGCAGTCGTCGCGGCTGCCGGCGAGGCGATGACCAATGCCGCCCACCATTCGGGATGTGGTCATGTTTCCGTGTTCGCCGAAGTCTCGGATGCCACAATCGATGTGTACGTGACCGATCAGGGGACAGGCTTCGACCTGGAAGCGGTTCCCGATGGCCGCCGGGGGATCGCCGAGTCGATCATCGGCAGGATGCAGCGTCAGGGTGGCGAGGCGGCAATTGCGAGCGAGAAGGGCGTGGGGACCGAGGTGCACCTGAAGGTGGGGCGTTCATGA
- a CDS encoding response regulator transcription factor: protein MISVFLVDDHQLFLSGVRTELARSFEVAGVASDVDRAIDEIRSTRPDVVLVDVHMPGGGGLVVVRAVHETNPDVRFLALSVSDAAEDVIAMIRAGARGYVTKSISPADLAAAIRRVHEGDAVFSPRLAGFVLDAFADTIPAELDPELDQLTPREREVLRLIARGYPYKQVARKLSISIKTVESHVSAVLRKLQLSSRYELTRWATDRRII, encoded by the coding sequence ATGATCAGCGTGTTTCTCGTCGACGATCACCAGCTGTTTCTCTCCGGCGTGCGAACGGAGCTGGCTCGCTCATTCGAAGTCGCCGGTGTTGCGTCGGATGTCGACAGAGCGATCGACGAGATCCGGTCGACCAGGCCGGACGTTGTCCTGGTCGACGTCCACATGCCGGGAGGAGGCGGCTTGGTGGTGGTCCGTGCGGTTCATGAGACGAACCCCGATGTGCGTTTCCTCGCCCTGTCGGTCTCCGACGCCGCCGAGGACGTCATCGCGATGATCCGTGCCGGGGCACGCGGCTACGTGACGAAATCGATCAGCCCGGCCGATCTCGCCGCGGCGATCCGCAGGGTGCATGAGGGCGATGCCGTGTTCTCGCCGAGGCTGGCCGGCTTCGTGCTGGACGCTTTTGCGGACACGATTCCGGCCGAACTCGACCCCGAACTCGACCAGCTCACGCCGCGTGAGCGCGAAGTCCTGCGCCTGATCGCGCGCGGCTACCCCTACAAGCAGGTGGCGAGAAAGCTCTCGATCTCCATCAAGACGGTCGAGTCGCACGTCTCGGCGGTGTTGCGAAAGCTTCAGCTCTCGTCCCGATACGAGTTGACTCGCTGGGCGACGGATCGCCGCATCATCTAG
- a CDS encoding ParA family protein gives MTIIAVANQKGGVAKTTTVQTLGAAFSDLGLDVLLVDLDPQSCLTYSMGVDADGLDLSVHDVMLDRTTAGKARLDLEGADLLPSTIDLAGSEVHLLTKTGREHVLAKALRPLRSEYDLILIDCPPSLGLLTINGLTAAQSLLIPVQPETLSRRGVGQLLETVDDVRSYTNPKLETLGAVATMYDGRTRLAQRVLQELPEQYGLEVLRPPIPKTVRVAEAPELGTTVLEYAPRSQAAQAYRDLAVTIRERL, from the coding sequence ATGACCATCATCGCGGTCGCCAACCAGAAGGGTGGGGTCGCCAAGACGACGACCGTCCAGACCCTCGGCGCGGCTTTCTCAGACCTGGGCCTCGATGTGCTTCTGGTCGATCTGGATCCCCAGTCATGTCTCACGTACTCCATGGGAGTCGACGCCGACGGTCTGGATCTCTCCGTCCACGACGTGATGTTGGACCGCACGACCGCAGGCAAGGCGCGACTCGACCTCGAAGGGGCAGACTTGCTCCCCTCGACGATCGACCTGGCGGGATCCGAGGTGCATCTGCTCACCAAGACCGGCCGCGAACACGTCCTCGCCAAGGCACTGCGCCCGCTGCGCAGCGAGTACGACCTGATCCTCATCGACTGTCCCCCGTCCCTCGGCCTCCTCACGATCAACGGCTTGACCGCTGCGCAGTCCCTCCTCATTCCTGTGCAGCCGGAGACCCTGAGCCGCCGCGGGGTGGGACAGCTGCTCGAAACCGTCGACGACGTCCGCTCTTACACGAACCCGAAGCTCGAAACGCTCGGTGCCGTGGCAACGATGTACGACGGGCGCACACGCCTCGCCCAACGCGTGCTCCAAGAGCTCCCCGAGCAGTACGGCCTCGAGGTCCTGCGACCGCCGATCCCCAAGACGGTTCGGGTTGCAGAAGCGCCCGAACTCGGCACAACCGTCCTCGAGTACGCGCCTCGCTCACAGGCTGCACAGGCGTACCGAGATCTGGCCGTCACGATCCGGGAGCGATTGTGA
- a CDS encoding M15 family metallopeptidase, producing MSYVSLVLAMLVLAGGCTAEPIRGPDPIPPGTLEPTVPEALLEMTTTSNPGPSMSSTTVRAAITTIQPSTTEILVIDDAIVERMASSWRPGCPVPLEDLRLLRLRYHDFTGGTSMGELVVADDVADDIMGVFEELYSVGFPIERMELVDAYAGDDTASMQANNTSAFNCRRVEGTDRWSEHAYGIAIDINPLLNPWMRRSSVSPAEGAAYADRSLDVPGMIHDGDAVVQAFARIGWVWGGTWRTTKDYQHFSRSGR from the coding sequence ATGAGCTATGTCTCACTGGTGCTGGCGATGCTCGTTCTGGCCGGTGGGTGTACGGCCGAGCCGATTCGAGGACCCGATCCGATCCCTCCTGGGACGCTGGAACCGACGGTGCCCGAGGCTTTGCTGGAGATGACCACGACCAGCAACCCAGGCCCTTCGATGTCGTCGACGACGGTGAGGGCGGCGATCACCACCATTCAGCCCTCCACCACGGAGATCCTCGTGATCGACGATGCCATCGTCGAACGCATGGCTTCATCCTGGAGGCCGGGCTGTCCCGTGCCTTTGGAGGATCTCCGCCTTCTCCGACTTCGCTACCACGACTTCACCGGCGGGACGTCGATGGGAGAGTTGGTCGTGGCCGACGATGTGGCCGACGACATCATGGGGGTCTTCGAGGAGCTGTACTCGGTCGGTTTCCCGATCGAACGGATGGAGCTCGTCGATGCCTACGCCGGCGACGACACGGCGTCGATGCAGGCCAACAACACCTCGGCGTTCAACTGCCGGCGTGTGGAGGGCACCGACCGATGGTCCGAGCATGCGTACGGGATTGCCATTGATATCAACCCGTTACTCAACCCGTGGATGCGGAGATCGAGCGTGTCGCCGGCGGAAGGTGCCGCCTATGCGGACCGGAGCCTGGATGTGCCAGGGATGATTCACGACGGTGATGCCGTTGTACAGGCTTTCGCCAGGATCGGATGGGTCTGGGGTGGGACATGGCGCACCACGAAGGACTACCAGCACTTCAGCCGGTCGGGGCGGTGA